In Anoplopoma fimbria isolate UVic2021 breed Golden Eagle Sablefish chromosome 12, Afim_UVic_2022, whole genome shotgun sequence, one DNA window encodes the following:
- the clcnk gene encoding chloride channel K yields MKSPEEPAGGETVGENDDWEQGNQSDTSYNKILLLADPWKPCRRSRATVKAGLLKLRCCLGSLCGMEWYGFAALGILTAILSFLMDFSVTKLLRAHQWLYVKLEGHSLLQFFCWTLYPACLCAVASSFSHNICPFSTGSGIPEVRTMLAGIEMPHYLSLTNMFTKFLGLICTLAAGSTIFLGKVGPFVHLSTMVGAYLSNLCTLVQANNKEEAAGEMLVVSAAVGVASCFGAPISGVLFSVEVMCSHFALRHYCPCFFSAACGALTFRLFSVWSGDGVTPQALFKTNFPSALPFYPLEILLFAFLGLLCGAVSCCYLFCHRWILHFTKTNPIFIKMLTTEKGLYSGTVAFLLASLTFPPSAGQYMASQLTMKQLLTSLLDSRQWSSQSHNASVQLGPEPLLEWSSSGSPVLSLAVFLLMKMWMLVLACTLPLPAGYFMPVFVYGAALGRLLGEGVAYVSSTGLTSGQQWASINPGGYALAGAAAFSGAVTHTLSPALLALELTGQFSHAVPILLATLLANALARSGHRPSFYDALSISKRLPHLPSLVKACPRLPSTPVGQVLGANSVQLQKAAVSVEVQHAVNTSTHTQIPVVDSHESQVLLGFVLRSELLMFLRHCTAETLEKHLDEVCCIYPTSVLLSPHNTVQEAHSILSLVGVQTLFVADRGRLVGIITWPEMKRILEDLAKEI; encoded by the exons ATGAAGAGCCCGGAGGAGCCTGCTGGGGGTGAAACCGTCGGAGAGAACGACGACTGGGAGCAAGGAAATCAATCAGACACATCCTATAATAAGATTCTGCTCCTCGCTGATCCATGGAAACCATGCCGACGGTCCCGTGCAACTGTCAAAG CGGGGCTGCTGAAGCTGAGGTGTTGTCTGGGATCATTGTGTGGGATGGAGTGGTACGGCTTTGCTGCTCTGGGCATTCTGACGGCCATCCTCAGCTTCCTGATGGACTTCAGTGTGACAAAGCTGCTGCGAG CACACCAGTGGCTTTATGTGAAGCTGGAGGGCCACAGCCTGCTGCAGTTCTTCTGCTGGACTCTTTACCCAGCATGCCTCTGTGCTGTCGCATCATCGTTCTCCCACAACATCTGTCCCTTCTCCACAG GCTCGGGGATACCAGAGGTGAGGACCATGCTGGCCGGCATTGAAATGCCTCATTACTTGTCTCTCACTAATATGTTTACCAAGTTCCTGGGCCTTATCTGTACACTGGCAGCCGGCAGCACTATTTTCCTGGGCAAAGTG GGTCCGTTTGTGCATCTTTCCACCATGGTGGGAGCCTACCTGAGTAACCTCTGCACTCTTGTACAAGCCAATAACAAG GaagaagctgctggagaaaTGCTGGTTGTATCTGCTGCAGTCGGCGTAGCCAGCTGCTTCGGAGCTCCCATCAGTG GTGTGTTGTTCAGCGTGGAGGTGATGTGTTCTCACTTTGCCCTGAGGCATTACTGCCCATGTTTCTTCTCGGCCGCCTGTGGGGCGTTGACGTTCCGCCTCTTCTCAGTGTGGAGTGGAGATGGAG TGACTCCTCAGGCGTTGTTCAAAACTAATTTCCCCTCTGCTTTACCTTTCTACCCACTGGAGATTCTTCTGTTTGCCTTCCTGGG GCTGCTGTGTGGAGCTGTGAGCTGCTGCTACCTCTTCTGCCATCGGTGGATCCTGCACTTCACCAAAACAAATCCGATCTTCATCAAAATGCTGACGACAGA GAAGGGTCTATACTCAGGCACGGTGGCCTTCCTCCTGGCATCTCTGAcatttcctccctctgctggtcaATATATGGCTTCTCAG CTCACCATGAAGCAGCTCCTTACCTCCTTGCTGGATAGCAGGCAGTGGAGCTCTCAATCCCACAATGCCTCTGTTCAACTGGGGCCCGAGCCTTTGTTGGAGTGGAGCTCATCGGGCAGCCCAGTCCTTTCTCTGGCTGTCTTTCTGCTCATGAAG ATGTGGATGTTGGTCCTCGCCTGCACACTGCCTCTTCCAGCTGGATACTTCATGCCAGTTTTTGTCTATG GGGCAGCTTTGGGCCGGTTGCTTGGAGAAGGAGTAGCTTATGTGTCTTCCACTGGATTGACTTCAGGCCAGCAGTGGGCTTCTATAAATCCTGGGGGCTATGCACTGGCTG GTGCAGCAGCCTTCTCCGGGGCTGTGACACACACCTTGTCCCCAGCGCTCCTGGCTCTAGAGTTAACGGGTCAGTTCAGCCACGCTGTACCAATCCTCCTCGCCACTCTGCTGGCCAATGCCCTGGCTCGCTCCGGGCACCGCCCATCTTTCTATGACGCACTCTCAATCTCCAAGAGGTTACCACACCTGCCCTCTCTGGTGAAGGCATGCCCCCG GCTTCCCTCTACACCAGTCGGACAGGTTTTGGGAGCAAACTCAGTGCAGCTTCAGAAAGCAGCTGTGTCAGTGGAGGTGCAGCATGCTGTCAACAccagcactcacacacaaatcccTGTGGTGGACTCACATG AGTCACAGGTTCTACTGGGCTTTGTTCTCCGGTCGGAGCTGCTGATGTTCCTGCGTCACTGCACGGCTGAG